In Collimonas arenae, a single genomic region encodes these proteins:
- a CDS encoding ABC transporter ATP-binding protein, translating into MASDPQPIIEIDKLWTQFGPVVIHQDLDLSIKAGEIVGLVGGSGSGKTTLVRQILGLNRPTKGKVVVFGTDVSQADVDQMYVLQNRWGMLFQQGALFSALTVLDNVALPMRELRALPDRLIRDAALLKLQMAGIGPEHALKMPSDLSGGMIKRVALARALSLEPELLFLDEPTAGLDPASSATFIELIRSLHKDMHLTVVMITHDLEPLLALSTKIAVLADKRVIAYDTPERVMKVRHPFIETFFLTANRYEHDTCG; encoded by the coding sequence ATGGCTAGCGATCCACAACCGATCATCGAGATCGACAAGCTCTGGACCCAGTTCGGCCCGGTAGTGATCCATCAGGATCTGGACCTCAGCATCAAGGCCGGCGAAATCGTCGGCCTGGTGGGGGGCTCCGGCTCCGGCAAGACCACGCTGGTACGGCAGATTCTTGGCCTGAACCGCCCTACCAAAGGCAAGGTCGTGGTATTCGGTACCGATGTCAGCCAGGCCGATGTCGATCAGATGTACGTCTTGCAAAACCGCTGGGGCATGCTGTTCCAGCAAGGCGCACTGTTCTCCGCGCTGACGGTGCTGGATAACGTGGCGCTGCCGATGCGGGAGCTGCGCGCCTTGCCGGACCGGCTGATCCGTGACGCCGCCTTGCTCAAGTTGCAAATGGCCGGTATCGGCCCCGAGCATGCGCTGAAGATGCCGTCCGACCTGTCGGGCGGCATGATCAAGCGGGTGGCGCTGGCGCGGGCCTTGTCGCTGGAACCGGAACTGCTGTTCCTGGACGAGCCGACTGCCGGCCTCGATCCTGCGTCCTCGGCCACATTTATCGAACTGATCCGTTCGCTGCACAAGGACATGCACTTGACGGTAGTGATGATCACCCATGACCTGGAACCGCTGCTGGCGTTGTCGACCAAGATTGCTGTGTTGGCGGACAAGCGCGTGATCGCCTACGACACCCCGGAGCGCGTAATGAAAGTGCGCCATCCGTTTATCGAAACATTTTTTCTCACTGCCAATCGCTACGAGCATGACACTTGCGGCTAA
- a CDS encoding MlaD family protein, with product MENKAHALIAGLFTVVLLIAAIVGVMWFNSDRVERVPYEIATKLSVPGLNPQADVRYRGLDAGKVDAITFDPKFPGQILIKIKLNPDTPVTQSTFATLGYQGVTGIAYIQLDDDGSKPVKLVSSKQQLARIELRPSLFDNLQSRGSVILARAEDMINKLNALLDPENQKTMVKAFSDVSDTANAYRGIPQQLEPTLRQLPTLTGELNQALTSVTALSNNMSVLSKNLNSLTASLQGPDGAVTNLTGAVQNIGSVANGVEYDTLPRFNTLTNEMRSSMRTLNQTLDHFNQQPQSILFGSKPLPPGPGEAGFVAPAK from the coding sequence ATGGAAAACAAAGCACATGCCCTGATCGCCGGCCTGTTCACCGTGGTCTTGCTGATCGCGGCGATCGTCGGCGTCATGTGGTTCAACAGCGACCGGGTGGAACGGGTGCCGTATGAAATCGCCACCAAGCTATCGGTACCGGGCCTTAACCCGCAAGCCGATGTGCGCTACCGCGGCCTCGATGCAGGCAAAGTCGATGCGATCACCTTCGATCCCAAATTCCCCGGACAGATCCTGATCAAGATCAAGCTCAATCCCGATACGCCGGTCACACAATCGACCTTCGCTACCCTCGGCTACCAGGGTGTCACCGGGATTGCCTACATCCAGCTGGATGACGACGGCAGCAAGCCGGTCAAGCTGGTCAGCAGCAAGCAGCAACTGGCCCGCATCGAACTACGTCCCAGCCTGTTCGACAACCTGCAAAGCAGGGGCTCCGTGATCCTGGCGCGCGCCGAAGACATGATCAACAAACTGAATGCCTTGCTGGATCCGGAAAACCAGAAAACCATGGTGAAAGCCTTTAGCGACGTCAGCGATACAGCCAATGCCTACCGGGGCATTCCGCAGCAACTGGAACCGACCTTGCGCCAGTTGCCGACATTGACCGGCGAACTGAACCAGGCGCTAACGTCGGTTACTGCGCTGTCCAACAACATGAGCGTGCTCAGCAAGAACCTGAACAGCCTGACCGCCAGCTTGCAAGGACCGGACGGCGCCGTGACCAACCTGACCGGTGCCGTGCAAAACATCGGCTCGGTCGCCAATGGCGTCGAGTACGATACGCTGCCCCGCTTCAACACGCTCACCAACGAAATGCGCAGCTCGATGCGAACGCTGAACCAGACCCTGGACCATTTCAACCAGCAGCCGCAAAGCATCCTGTTTGGCAGCAAGCCGCTGCCCCCCGGCCCCGGGGAAGCTGGCTTTGTCGCCCCGGCCAAATAA
- a CDS encoding ABC-type transport auxiliary lipoprotein family protein, with protein MTIPRILSAFAAIALIAGCASKVDAPIQYDLGPLPTVAATAAAALPPISLADVNSPAWLDNNMMFYRLAYANDQQPRPYAGSRWTMPPAQLFQQRLKSRLAQAGGTVLAMSDAALNIPVLRIDMDDYTQTFDTASHSVATLQVRASLFNGRALLAQKNFSSQAATPSADAAGAARAFAGANDAVIDDMMSWLATVAPKK; from the coding sequence ATGACCATTCCAAGAATACTGTCAGCCTTCGCAGCGATTGCGCTGATTGCCGGTTGCGCCAGCAAGGTTGACGCGCCGATCCAGTACGATCTCGGCCCGCTGCCAACCGTCGCGGCGACTGCTGCTGCGGCCCTGCCGCCTATCAGCCTGGCCGACGTCAATTCACCCGCCTGGCTGGATAACAACATGATGTTCTACCGCCTGGCCTACGCCAACGACCAGCAACCGCGGCCCTACGCCGGCAGCCGATGGACCATGCCGCCGGCGCAGCTGTTCCAGCAGCGCCTGAAATCACGGCTGGCGCAGGCGGGCGGCACCGTGCTGGCGATGTCGGACGCAGCGCTCAACATTCCTGTACTGCGCATCGACATGGACGACTACACGCAAACCTTCGACACGGCCTCGCACAGCGTGGCGACATTGCAAGTCCGCGCTTCGCTGTTCAATGGCCGCGCGTTGCTGGCGCAAAAGAATTTCAGCAGCCAGGCGGCAACTCCCAGCGCTGATGCTGCCGGCGCCGCCCGCGCTTTTGCCGGCGCTAACGACGCTGTAATCGACGACATGATGAGCTGGCTGGCGACAGTCGCGCCGAAAAAATAA
- a CDS encoding VanZ family protein, with amino-acid sequence MGQEPTAPSPSAASSFARVSLLIYLLLIIYASWYPFAGWRDLGLTAFAYLTAPLPHYWTVFDVWTNVAGYLPLGMLMVLSLPRWRHWSPYWAVLLATLAGVLISGSMEAVQTFLPTRVASNLDLMTNSAGALLGAVLGAILRPRFGPDSRLLQLRERWFNREASQGMVVVALWPLAQIYPLSHLFGFGQVTSMLSNWLSDLLEQPVDLQGWITNDFQFSADQYWLTETIITACGLTGAALTFLIVLRQQAPKLPLSLLLVFVTLMTKTLATALLFAPDNALVWFTPGSFGGLLIGGLMLGGLAYAPQLAQRRLAALTLIIGLVLVNVMPDNPYYVETVQTWTQGKFLNFNGVAQFLAMLWPFCTLWFLLHPMHKRRASEPQRDSR; translated from the coding sequence ATGGGACAGGAACCCACAGCCCCAAGCCCCTCTGCGGCATCGTCGTTTGCACGTGTCAGTCTCCTGATTTATTTGCTGCTGATTATTTATGCGAGCTGGTATCCGTTTGCTGGCTGGCGCGACCTCGGACTGACTGCCTTTGCCTACCTGACGGCGCCCTTGCCGCACTACTGGACCGTGTTCGATGTCTGGACCAATGTCGCCGGCTATCTGCCGCTAGGCATGCTGATGGTGCTTTCATTGCCGCGCTGGCGTCACTGGTCGCCTTACTGGGCCGTGCTGCTGGCAACGCTGGCCGGCGTCCTGATTTCCGGCAGCATGGAAGCAGTGCAAACCTTCCTGCCGACCCGGGTCGCCTCCAACCTGGACCTGATGACGAATAGCGCCGGCGCCCTGCTCGGGGCGGTGCTGGGCGCCATCCTGCGGCCGCGCTTCGGACCGGACAGCCGCCTGCTGCAACTGCGCGAGCGCTGGTTCAATCGCGAAGCCAGCCAGGGCATGGTAGTGGTGGCCCTGTGGCCGCTGGCGCAGATTTATCCGCTCAGCCATCTTTTCGGCTTCGGCCAGGTGACATCGATGCTGTCCAACTGGCTGTCGGACCTGCTGGAGCAACCGGTCGACTTGCAAGGCTGGATCACCAACGATTTCCAGTTCAGCGCCGACCAGTACTGGCTGACCGAAACCATCATCACCGCCTGCGGCCTGACCGGCGCCGCCCTTACCTTCCTGATCGTACTGCGCCAGCAGGCGCCGAAATTGCCACTGAGCCTGTTGCTGGTATTCGTCACGCTGATGACCAAGACACTGGCGACGGCGCTACTGTTTGCACCGGATAACGCCCTGGTCTGGTTCACCCCCGGCTCGTTCGGCGGCTTGCTGATAGGCGGCCTGATGCTGGGCGGGCTGGCTTATGCGCCGCAACTGGCGCAACGGCGGCTGGCGGCGTTGACCTTGATCATTGGGCTGGTGCTGGTGAATGTCATGCCGGACAATCCCTACTATGTGGAAACCGTGCAGACCTGGACCCAAGGCAAATTCCTGAACTTTAACGGCGTTGCTCAGTTCCTGGCGATGCTATGGCCGTTTTGCACGCTGTGGTTCTTGTTGCATCCGATGCACAAGCGGCGCGCCAGCGAGCCCCAGCGGGACTCCAGATAG
- a CDS encoding (2Fe-2S) ferredoxin domain-containing protein yields MSDKPFYEHHVFFCLNQRAPGERVCCANSGAQAAQEHAKKRIKQLGLAGDGKVRINKAGCLERCEEGPALVIYPQGTWYTYVDNEDIDEIIDVHIVGGKIVERLKI; encoded by the coding sequence ATGAGCGATAAACCCTTCTACGAACACCACGTCTTCTTCTGCCTCAACCAGCGCGCCCCGGGCGAGCGGGTTTGCTGCGCCAACAGCGGCGCCCAGGCAGCGCAGGAGCATGCAAAAAAGCGTATCAAGCAACTCGGCCTGGCCGGCGACGGTAAAGTCCGCATCAACAAGGCCGGTTGTCTCGAACGCTGCGAAGAGGGGCCGGCGCTGGTGATTTATCCGCAAGGCACCTGGTATACCTATGTCGACAATGAAGATATCGACGAAATCATCGACGTCCATATCGTTGGCGGCAAGATCGTTGAACGCCTGAAAATTTAA
- a CDS encoding alpha/beta hydrolase, with protein MNAQTLSFFIAGAVGQLECALDLPDPDVFPVPRGLALVAHPHPLFGGTMDNKVVHTLARGFLTLGYVTVRMNFRGVGKSEGVHDEGRGETDDMALLLAHMRQQYPELPLALGGFSFGTFVQSQLQQRLIASGTPAERLVLVGTAAGKWPLPTVPANSILIHGELDETIPLNWVFEWARPQDIPVIVIPGADHFFHRRLQHIKNLMVEMWHR; from the coding sequence ATGAACGCCCAAACCTTATCTTTCTTTATCGCCGGCGCCGTCGGCCAGCTTGAATGCGCACTAGACCTGCCTGATCCCGACGTCTTTCCGGTACCGCGCGGACTGGCGCTCGTGGCCCATCCCCACCCTCTGTTCGGCGGCACCATGGACAACAAGGTGGTGCACACGCTGGCGCGCGGTTTCCTGACGCTAGGCTACGTCACGGTACGCATGAATTTCCGCGGCGTCGGCAAGTCCGAAGGCGTGCATGACGAAGGCCGTGGCGAGACCGACGACATGGCGCTGCTGCTGGCGCATATGCGCCAGCAGTATCCGGAGCTGCCGCTGGCGCTCGGCGGCTTTTCCTTCGGCACCTTCGTGCAGTCGCAATTGCAGCAACGCCTGATCGCGTCCGGCACGCCTGCCGAACGGCTGGTGCTGGTAGGCACCGCCGCCGGCAAGTGGCCGTTGCCGACAGTGCCGGCCAACAGCATCCTGATCCATGGCGAGCTGGACGAGACCATTCCGCTGAACTGGGTGTTTGAATGGGCGCGCCCGCAAGACATCCCGGTCATCGTGATTCCAGGCGCCGATCATTTTTTTCACCGACGGCTGCAACATATCAAGAATCTCATGGTCGAAATGTGGCACCGCTAG
- a CDS encoding D-alanyl-D-alanine carboxypeptidase family protein, translating into MKKIFAALAATVLSISVAFAQTLPSPTVAAKSWLLLDTTSNQVIASQDPDMRIEPASLAKIMTAYVVFEALRDKKVSLDQMVNVSVRAWKVDPSSSKMFIDPATPVSINDLLYGLMVVSGNDAAVALAEAVAGTEDSFVALMNHEAERMGMKNTHFGNPHGLPSADTYSTARDLANLAARVTIDFPEFYKIDSTKKYTYNKITQPNRNRLLWSDPTVDGMKTGHTSSAGYSIIASAKRPNAGGDRRLMAVVIGTNSDGTRTQEAQKLLNWGFQNFDTVKLYAKDQAVDTPQVWKGAKSQVKIGFTHDVYVTVPKGITDKIKPVLERTDPLIAPIQQNAKVGTVKVNADGKTIAEFPVVALENVGQATIFGRAWDSIRLMFK; encoded by the coding sequence ATGAAAAAAATATTCGCGGCGCTCGCTGCAACTGTCCTCTCCATATCCGTTGCCTTTGCCCAGACCCTGCCCTCGCCGACAGTGGCCGCCAAATCATGGCTGTTGCTGGACACCACCAGCAACCAGGTGATCGCGTCGCAAGACCCGGACATGCGTATCGAACCGGCTTCGCTGGCCAAGATCATGACCGCTTACGTCGTCTTCGAAGCCCTCAGGGACAAGAAGGTCAGCCTCGACCAGATGGTCAACGTCTCGGTGCGTGCCTGGAAAGTCGACCCGAGCAGCTCGAAAATGTTTATCGATCCAGCCACGCCGGTATCGATCAACGACCTGCTGTACGGTCTGATGGTGGTATCGGGTAACGACGCCGCTGTTGCATTGGCCGAAGCCGTGGCTGGTACCGAAGACTCCTTCGTCGCGCTGATGAACCACGAAGCAGAGCGCATGGGCATGAAAAACACGCATTTCGGCAATCCGCACGGCTTGCCTAGCGCGGACACCTACTCCACTGCACGCGACCTGGCTAACCTGGCGGCGCGCGTGACCATCGATTTCCCTGAGTTCTACAAGATCGACTCGACCAAGAAATACACTTACAACAAGATCACCCAGCCTAACCGCAACCGCCTGCTGTGGAGCGATCCGACCGTCGACGGCATGAAGACCGGCCACACCAGCAGCGCCGGCTACTCCATCATCGCCAGCGCCAAGCGCCCTAATGCAGGCGGCGACCGCCGCTTGATGGCAGTCGTGATCGGCACCAATTCCGACGGCACTCGTACCCAGGAAGCGCAAAAGCTGTTGAACTGGGGCTTCCAGAACTTCGACACCGTCAAGCTGTACGCCAAGGACCAGGCAGTCGATACGCCGCAAGTCTGGAAGGGCGCCAAGAGCCAGGTCAAGATCGGCTTCACCCACGACGTCTATGTGACCGTACCGAAGGGCATCACCGACAAGATCAAGCCGGTGCTGGAACGCACAGACCCGCTGATCGCGCCGATCCAGCAAAACGCCAAGGTTGGCACCGTCAAGGTCAACGCCGACGGCAAGACGATTGCCGAATTCCCGGTAGTGGCGCTGGAAAACGTCGGCCAGGCCACCATCTTCGGCCGCGCCTGGGATTCGATCCGTTTGATGTTCAAGTAA
- a CDS encoding nuclear transport factor 2 family protein, with protein sequence MKKSPLLLALLLAIPVFSLAQQAPAPAATRTIPTVTRTVQIFSTLENELNDAVQQRNSGVVEKRLANDYELRTAGAPGRPTPRAESIAALQKAAPFASEVQQMAVHEYGNLMVVSFLWSLDVPATGTIAKQIFVVDTWKQVEGDWKLAVRYAAPADKQQTVPGADLSEPKIKKKI encoded by the coding sequence ATGAAAAAAAGTCCTCTTCTGCTTGCGCTACTGCTGGCAATCCCTGTGTTCAGCCTGGCGCAGCAAGCTCCGGCTCCGGCAGCCACCAGAACCATACCCACCGTCACCCGTACCGTACAGATTTTCAGCACGCTGGAAAACGAATTGAATGACGCCGTACAGCAGCGCAACAGCGGCGTCGTGGAAAAACGTTTGGCCAATGACTACGAACTGCGCACAGCCGGCGCTCCCGGCCGCCCGACCCCACGCGCCGAATCTATCGCCGCCTTGCAGAAAGCAGCGCCGTTCGCATCCGAGGTGCAGCAAATGGCGGTTCATGAATATGGCAATCTGATGGTGGTCAGCTTCCTGTGGTCTCTCGATGTCCCGGCAACCGGCACCATCGCCAAGCAGATATTTGTGGTCGACACCTGGAAGCAGGTCGAAGGCGACTGGAAGCTGGCCGTCCGCTATGCCGCGCCGGCCGACAAACAACAAACGGTCCCGGGAGCCGACCTGTCCGAGCCGAAAATCAAGAAGAAAATCTGA
- a CDS encoding DsbC family protein, with protein sequence MNRIKSTLVLLCSLAATAVCAETVQEARVKKLIEPRMGANIKVDSVTKTPYAGLYEIRTNGDIFYTDENADYIVVGKVIDTHTYKDLTKERVDQLAVINFADLPLDEAIKTVKGNGKRVMAIFEDPNCPYCKNLHKTLQDIDNVTVYTFLLNILSDDSAVKSRNIWCAADRSKAWNEWMVDGKPAATVATACPTPNDKVLALGKKLRIVGTPTVYFSDGTRTGSALDAKALEQKLASLK encoded by the coding sequence ATGAACCGGATCAAAAGCACGCTGGTCTTGCTATGCAGCCTGGCGGCCACCGCGGTCTGCGCTGAAACCGTGCAGGAAGCGCGTGTCAAGAAACTGATAGAACCGCGCATGGGCGCCAATATCAAAGTCGATTCCGTCACAAAGACGCCATATGCCGGATTGTATGAAATCCGCACCAATGGCGATATTTTCTATACCGACGAAAACGCCGACTACATCGTGGTCGGCAAGGTCATCGACACCCACACCTACAAGGACCTGACGAAGGAAAGAGTGGACCAGCTGGCGGTAATCAATTTCGCCGATCTGCCGCTCGACGAAGCGATCAAGACTGTCAAAGGCAACGGCAAACGCGTCATGGCGATATTCGAGGACCCGAACTGTCCCTATTGCAAGAACCTGCACAAAACCCTGCAGGACATCGACAACGTGACGGTTTACACCTTCCTGCTGAATATCCTGTCCGACGATTCCGCGGTGAAATCGCGCAATATCTGGTGCGCGGCGGATCGCAGCAAAGCCTGGAACGAATGGATGGTCGACGGCAAACCGGCCGCAACGGTCGCAACGGCCTGCCCTACGCCAAACGACAAGGTGCTGGCCTTGGGCAAAAAATTGCGTATCGTCGGCACTCCCACTGTGTATTTCTCCGACGGTACCAGGACTGGCAGCGCACTCGACGCCAAGGCTCTGGAACAGAAACTGGCATCTCTCAAGTAG